The sequence below is a genomic window from Streptosporangium lutulentum.
CGTGAGCCGGGGCTCGCAGCCGCCGCAGCCCCGGATCCTGGTAGTCGTAGCCGGCCACGATCAGGGCACTGCGCCGCCCGGTCGCCGGAGGTTCACCGCTGTGCACGGCGACGCAGCCACTCATCGATGAACCGCTGTTGCTGCCGCGACGACAGGCCGGTCAGTTCAAGAACATCGCCGTCGACCTCGACCTTGACCGCCCGCTGTCCACGACTCTCAAGCCAGGCGCCGACGGCGGCCACGACCGATGCGAGCAGCTCCGGCGTCGCGATCGTCGCCACGAGCGCGCCGAGCACCACCAGGTCAGCTCCTTTGGTGCCTGTTGGCGAGTTCCCGGTCCGCAAGGGCGTGACGGAGTCGACATCGAGACTGAGCAGCTCCCGGCGGAGCCCAGCGGTCAGCTCATCCAGCTCTTTCGGGTCGGCCCTCTCGTCACTGACTCGAAGCGTCAGCCGAATTGTCGCGTTTGTCATCAGCCGACCCCTTATCCGGATATGAGCGCTAAATAGCATGACGACGTCAAGAACATGCTAAGACCGCGTCCACATAACTGGAAGGGATTAAGCCCCAATGAGGTCTTCTCGTGCGCCCAGCAGAACTGGAGGTGAAGCCGTGACATAGCGGCTGATCTGCATGTTCGTAAGCTCGCCGTCGCTTGCCGGTGAAAGTCCGGTCCGGGTAGCTGCCAGGAGGCCCGGTAGCAGGCTGGCGGCTTCGTCTGGAAACGGGCGGGGTCGAAGCCCAGCGTCAAAAGCCCTTAAGGGGGAGCGACGATGCGGTCCGTAGCATGACGCGAAGCCTGCGGCGTCGTTACTCATCCGTCCCTCGGGGCGGGATAAGGGAGAGCCGAGCCCCTCGAGATCGGGGTGAAGGCCATGGAAGCGGCGAAGAGCCTGGAAATTGCAGCCGCGAAGAACTCCCCGGCGTATGGGGCGCGGAACGCATCGATAGTGACGGCGGGAACTGGGGAGGCCCTCCCCGGCCCGGTGACCTGCGGAAAGTGTTACCGGAGCGTGGCGTCCTATAACCGGTCAACGCCGGGAAGTGGATTGCTGGCCGGGTGGGCGTCGGAGGCGGCCGTAGTACTGCTTGAGCCGACCGGACAACACAACCGGCGGTGAGGGAAGGGCCGCTACTTCGTCGATGCACATTGAGGTGGAGGAGGGGCTCGGTGAGTGCCGTTTTGGCTATTCCCGCCGCCGTGGGGCCGCGTGTTTGTCCGTGGCCATGTAAAAGTCCCCACAGGTGGCCAGTTCGAGGTCACCACTGATGGCCGATTTAGGTCCCCGCTTCTCGTTCGCGTGTCGTCGGGAGGTGTGTGCCCTGAGCGGTGATCGTGACGGTGTCAGCCAGTCACGAGATCACCGCTCAGGGGGTCTGTTCGGCCATGAAATCTTCGGGGGAAGTCATGGACATCATCGCCGCCTACCGCGAGGTAGGCACCTATCGCGGGGCCGCGCAGATATGCGGCACCACGCACAAGACCGTCAGACGCATCATCGAGCGCTCCCTGACCGGCAACAAGCCGACCTGCCGCAAACGCCGTGAACACAACTTCGACGCGGTCACCGAACTGGTAGCCGGCAAGGTGCAGGCCACCGCGGGGAAGATCTCGGCCAAGCGGCTGCTGCCGCTGGCCCAGGCCGCCGGGTATACCGGATCGGCGCGTAACCTGCGGCGTCTGGTCGCATCAGCGAAGAAGACCTGGCGGCGCGATCACCATCGCGGGCGGCGTCCGGCGATCTGGACGCCGGGCGAGATGCTGGTCATCGACTGGGGGGACGCCGGCGGTGGGTTGCACGTGTTCTGCGCGGTGCTGGCCTGGTCCAGGATCCGGTTCGTGCGCTTCGCCGACAACCAGCGGGCCGCCACCACCCTGGCCATGCTGGCTGAATGCTTCGAAGAACTCGGCGGGGTGCCCAAAGCGGTGCTGGCCGATCGGATGGGCTGCCTGAAGGGCGGCGTGGTCGCCAACAAGGTCATCCCGACCGCCGATTACGTCCGCTTGGCGACGCACTACGCCTTTCGGCCGGACTGGTGCGAGGCCGCTGATCCCGAATCGAAGGGGATCGTGGAGAACCTGGTCGGCTATGCCAAGCGTGACCTGATTGCACCGCACGCCCCGTTCGATGATCTGACGGCGGCCAACGTCGCGGCGCGGCAGTGGTGCGCCGAGGTCAACGCGGTGCCGCACTCGGAGATCTGCGCGATCCCGGTCGAGCGACTGGCCGCTGAGCGCGAGTTGCTGAGCGCGCTGCCGTCGCTGCGGCCCGCGATCGGCAAGGCGCCGGCCACCCGCAAGGTCGACAAACTCTCATGCGTGCGCTTCGGCTCGGCCCGCTACTCGGTGCCGACCCGGCTGATCGGCGCCGCCGTCGCCGTCGTGGAGGCCGACGGGCGGCTGCTGGTCTCGGACCTGGCCACCGGTGAGATCGTCGCCGAGCACGTCCCGGTCGCTCCCGGCGAGGCAGCGGTCACCGACGCACACTACGGCGGTCCCCGGCCCGCACCACGCCGCCCCGCCCGGCCCAGGACCGAGGCGGAGAAGACCTTCCTGGGACTCGGCCCGGTCGCGGAGGCGTTCTTGGCAGCCTCGGCCGCCTCCGGCAACACCCGCCTGGCCGCTGACTTGGAGGAGCTGGCCGCACTGCGTGCCGCGCACGGCGAAGCGGCCCTGCTGTCGGCGCTGGAGCGCGCAGTCGCTTTTCGCCGCTGGCGGGCCGAGGACGTGCGCTCGATCTTGGCCGCTGGAGCCGGAACCGCGCAGCCCTGCCCGGCCGGAGAGGCCCTCGTTTTGGAGCTGCCGCAGGTGCCGACCCGGCCGCTGTCGGCCTATACCCTCGACAAGCTCAACCAGATCGGGCAGGTGTCATGACCGCGCCCGCTCTTCCGCCACTGGCCGCCGACCTCGATGGCGGGCTGCGCCGTCTGAAGCTGTCAACGATCCGGGCTCTGGCACCGGAGCTGCTCCTCACTGCCCGCACGCAACGGTGGAACCCCGAGGAGTTCCTGCGCACGCTCATCGATGCCGAGCTGGCTGCTCGGGATGCCTCCAACGCCCGAATGAGGATGAAGGCCGCCGCGTTCCCGGTCATCAAGACGATCGAGGAGTTCGACGTCGCCGCCTCCTCGATCCCCCGGGCAACGTTCGACTACCTGGCCTCGCTGGAGTGGGTTCGAGCGGCGGAGAACTACT
It includes:
- the istA gene encoding IS21 family transposase, whose amino-acid sequence is MKSSGEVMDIIAAYREVGTYRGAAQICGTTHKTVRRIIERSLTGNKPTCRKRREHNFDAVTELVAGKVQATAGKISAKRLLPLAQAAGYTGSARNLRRLVASAKKTWRRDHHRGRRPAIWTPGEMLVIDWGDAGGGLHVFCAVLAWSRIRFVRFADNQRAATTLAMLAECFEELGGVPKAVLADRMGCLKGGVVANKVIPTADYVRLATHYAFRPDWCEAADPESKGIVENLVGYAKRDLIAPHAPFDDLTAANVAARQWCAEVNAVPHSEICAIPVERLAAERELLSALPSLRPAIGKAPATRKVDKLSCVRFGSARYSVPTRLIGAAVAVVEADGRLLVSDLATGEIVAEHVPVAPGEAAVTDAHYGGPRPAPRRPARPRTEAEKTFLGLGPVAEAFLAASAASGNTRLAADLEELAALRAAHGEAALLSALERAVAFRRWRAEDVRSILAAGAGTAQPCPAGEALVLELPQVPTRPLSAYTLDKLNQIGQVS